A genomic window from Glycine soja cultivar W05 chromosome 10, ASM419377v2, whole genome shotgun sequence includes:
- the LOC114372015 gene encoding uncharacterized protein LOC114372015 isoform X3 — MAELGGVMPDCVYAPNPYHECTEACVHRIKEAKPGKPSKTKKGTAFKDYRRSVTDGELGKTMKEEKRRPSGCPKASNPYHVCDEYCQKADSGTMSLNFDRRKKVGSKPELPVLDSVPPSKIGAIYLSDASSPLSNYSEKTKEESKSNELIPVSGEIHVLDVMPTNHKVQAKHNGDKNASPKVVPITSVDDTGCLTKPDGGSMNFCFSGLHDNEDSDGEETESVVSESRVPVGKYHVKESFAPILRSIFEKYGDIGASCHLESVVMRSYYVECVCFVVQELQSTPIMQLTKSKIKELMAILKDVESAQLRVAWLRSIVDEITENIELIDEHCVAETAKANSDREVESLNKELESNLEILAQKEQEVTDIKTRIEAIRERLSELELKSCDLDKNILSIKSKVDNLDSKSLLDELV, encoded by the exons ATGGCTGAGCTCGGAGGAGTTATGCCAGACTGTGTATATGCTCCAAATCCCTACCATGAATGCACGGAGGCTTGCGTGCATAGGATCAAGGAAGCCAAGCCTGGCAAGCCATCTAAAACTAAAAAGGGTACCG ctttcaaagaTTATCGCAGAAGTGTTACAGATGGTGAACTGGGCAAAacgatgaaagaagaaaaacgcAGGCCCTCAGGTTGCCCTAAAGCGTCTAATCCTTACCATGTCTGTGATGAGTATTGCCAGAAGGCTGATTCAG GTACCATGTCTTTAAACTTTGACAGGAGAAAGAAGGTTGGTTCTAAGCCAGAACTCCCCGTTCTTGACAGTGTTCCACCCTCAAAAATTGGGGCTATTTATCTCTCTGATGCTTCATCGCCATTATCAAATTATTCTGAAAAGACAAAGGAGGAGTCAAAAAGCAATGAGCTAATACCAGTTTCTGGAGAAATACATGTCCTAGATGTCATG CCTACCAATCACAAGGTCCAAGCAAAGCACAATGGGGACAAAAATGCTTCACCAAAAGTTGTTCCAATCACCTCTGTTGATGACACGGGATGTCTTACTAAACCAGATGGTGGGTCCATGAATTTTTGTTTCTCTGGTCTCCATGATAATGAGGACAGTGATGGAGAGGAGACTGAGTCTGTGGTTTCTGAGTCGCGAGTCCCGGTTGGAAAATACCATGTGAAAGAAAGCTTTGCTCCCATCCTGAGATCCATCTTTGAAAAGTACGGGGACATAGGAGCAAGCTGCCATTTGGAATCAGTTGTTATGCGGTCATATTACGTTGAGTGTGTGTGCTTTGTGGTCCAAGAGCTACAATCTACCCCAATAATGCAATTGACAAAGTCTAAAATCAAGGAATTGATGGCTATTCTTAAGGATGTAGAATCTGCTCAGCTTCGCGTGGCCTGGTTGCGCAGCATAGTTGATGAAATTACTGAGAACATTGAACTCATCGATGAGCACTGCGTGGCGGAGACGGCAAAGGCTAACTCTGATCGTGAAGTGGAATCATTGAACAAAGAGCTAGAATCAAATCTGGAAATTTTGGCTCAGAAAGAACAAGAGGTAACTGATATCAAAACAAGAATTGAAGCGATCAGAGAGCGTTTAAGCGAGCTTGAGCTGAAGTCTTGTGATTTGGACAAGAACATCTTGTCAATCAAGTCCAAGGTTGATAATTTAGACAGCAAATCCTTGCTAGATGAACTAGTTTAA
- the LOC114372443 gene encoding pre-mRNA-splicing factor syf2-like — translation MSDERAVHPDCRNASNPYHECSDYCFRVIAEAKIRSQQQESEVGQASGGSNSKQAIPDESYLGEEIHDDRPDLEENSDSDPDQPALQEAEQEEVDYTKLSARQKKWMELRAKMQEAKKRNQIEIAAEKKRMEAPTESRGVSKQKWLEDRKKKIGKLLDANGLGMTKAYMLDTQEAAEEKYKKWEKDPAPFGWDVFNQKTLYNAYKKRTKNVEVDVEEYNRMKEADPEFYRDASSLQYGKAPKISEEKIDKMVQELKNRDEKRNSFSRRRRFHEEKDIDSINDRNEHFNKKIERAFGKYTLEIKNNLERGTALPD, via the exons ATGTCTGATGAACGAGCAGTGCATCCTGATTGCCGGAATGCTAGTAACCCTTATCATGAATGCAGTGATTACTGTTTTAGAGTAATAGCTGAAGCTAAAATTAGGTCACAACAACAGGAATCAG AAGTTGGACAAGCTAGTGGTGGAAGCAACTCTAAGCAAGCTATCCCAGATGAATCCTATCTCGGTGAGGAAATACACGACGACAGACCTGATCTTGAAGAAAACTCTGATAGTGATCCTGACCAGCCCGCCCTCCAGGAAGCAGAGCAAGAGGAGGTTGATTACACAAAACTTTCTGCGAGACAGAAAAAGTGGATGGAGTTGAGAGCCAAGATG CAAGAAGCCAAAAAGCGTAATCAAATTGAAATAGCTGCTGAGAAAAAGAGGATGGAAGCTCCAACCGAGTCTAGGGGTGTTTCTAAACAGAAATGGCTCGAGGATAGGAAGAAAAAGATTGGAAAACTTCTCGATGCAAATGGATTGGGTATGACAAAGGCATATATGCTTGACACACAGGAGGCAGCAGaagaaaaatacaagaaatgGGAGAAGGATCCTGCTCCATTCGGGTGGGACG tcTTTAATCAGAAGACATTATACAATGCATACAAAAAGCGGACCAAGAATGTTGAAGTCGATGTAGAAGAATATAATAGAATGAAAGAAGCTGATCCAGAGTTCTACCGTGATGCTTCAAGTCTCCAATATGGAAAG GCACCAAAAATCTCAGAGGAGAAGATTGACAAGATGGTTCAAGAGCTAAAGAATAGGGACGAGAAGCGCAACTCATTTAGCAGGAGAAGACGCTTCCATGAAGAGAAAGATATTGACTCAATCAATGACCGTAATGAGCATTTCAACAAGAAGATTGAGCGAGCCTTTGGTAAATACACACTggagattaaaaataatcttgagCGAGGAACTGCATTGCCTGACTAA
- the LOC114369510 gene encoding B3 domain-containing protein REM19-like isoform X2 — protein sequence MEANKQGFKMLLLKGAVMEFQKSIQRTITSMILNFVDATTKCLRMTSPSLSASLANSIYVPKKFIRSHEMDHINEVKLQVGKRSWNVKLDCYGRFTSGLHDFLSQCNVEAGDVCHFELIDKKKFVFEVRVTRCISID from the exons ATGGAAGCAAACAAACAGGGCTTCAAAATGTTATTGCTAAAAGGGGCAGTGATGGAATTCCAAAAAAGTATTCAGAGAACAATAACTTCGATG ATTCTGAATTTCGTAGATGCAACAACGAAGTGTCTGAGAATGACTTCACCCTCTCTATCAGCAAGCCTTGCCAATTCTATT TACGTACCAAAGAAATTCATCAGAAGCCATGAGATGGATCATATAAATGAAGTGAAGCTGCAAGTTGGGAAGAGATCATGGAATGTGAAGCTAGACTGTTACGGTAGATTCACTTCGGGTTTGCATGATTTTTTGAGTCAATGTAATGTGGAGGCCGGAGATGTTTGTCACTTTGAGTTGATTGATAAGAAGAAATTTGTGTTTGAAGTTAGAGTTACGAGATGCATCAGCATCGATTGA
- the LOC114372015 gene encoding uncharacterized protein LOC114372015 isoform X1, translated as MGVSFCFTVGLVGTKGEAGETQKEMAELGGVMPDCVYAPNPYHECTEACVHRIKEAKPGKPSKTKKGTAFKDYRRSVTDGELGKTMKEEKRRPSGCPKASNPYHVCDEYCQKADSGTMSLNFDRRKKVGSKPELPVLDSVPPSKIGAIYLSDASSPLSNYSEKTKEESKSNELIPVSGEIHVLDVMPTNHKVQAKHNGDKNASPKVVPITSVDDTGCLTKPDGGSMNFCFSGLHDNEDSDGEETESVVSESRVPVGKYHVKESFAPILRSIFEKYGDIGASCHLESVVMRSYYVECVCFVVQELQSTPIMQLTKSKIKELMAILKDVESAQLRVAWLRSIVDEITENIELIDEHCVAETAKANSDREVESLNKELESNLEILAQKEQEVTDIKTRIEAIRERLSELELKSCDLDKNILSIKSKVDNLDSKSLLDELV; from the exons atgGGTGTCTCTTTCTGCT TCACAGTTGGGTTGGTTGGTACCAAAGGTGAGGCAGGGGAGACTCAGAAAGAGATGGCTGAGCTCGGAGGAGTTATGCCAGACTGTGTATATGCTCCAAATCCCTACCATGAATGCACGGAGGCTTGCGTGCATAGGATCAAGGAAGCCAAGCCTGGCAAGCCATCTAAAACTAAAAAGGGTACCG ctttcaaagaTTATCGCAGAAGTGTTACAGATGGTGAACTGGGCAAAacgatgaaagaagaaaaacgcAGGCCCTCAGGTTGCCCTAAAGCGTCTAATCCTTACCATGTCTGTGATGAGTATTGCCAGAAGGCTGATTCAG GTACCATGTCTTTAAACTTTGACAGGAGAAAGAAGGTTGGTTCTAAGCCAGAACTCCCCGTTCTTGACAGTGTTCCACCCTCAAAAATTGGGGCTATTTATCTCTCTGATGCTTCATCGCCATTATCAAATTATTCTGAAAAGACAAAGGAGGAGTCAAAAAGCAATGAGCTAATACCAGTTTCTGGAGAAATACATGTCCTAGATGTCATG CCTACCAATCACAAGGTCCAAGCAAAGCACAATGGGGACAAAAATGCTTCACCAAAAGTTGTTCCAATCACCTCTGTTGATGACACGGGATGTCTTACTAAACCAGATGGTGGGTCCATGAATTTTTGTTTCTCTGGTCTCCATGATAATGAGGACAGTGATGGAGAGGAGACTGAGTCTGTGGTTTCTGAGTCGCGAGTCCCGGTTGGAAAATACCATGTGAAAGAAAGCTTTGCTCCCATCCTGAGATCCATCTTTGAAAAGTACGGGGACATAGGAGCAAGCTGCCATTTGGAATCAGTTGTTATGCGGTCATATTACGTTGAGTGTGTGTGCTTTGTGGTCCAAGAGCTACAATCTACCCCAATAATGCAATTGACAAAGTCTAAAATCAAGGAATTGATGGCTATTCTTAAGGATGTAGAATCTGCTCAGCTTCGCGTGGCCTGGTTGCGCAGCATAGTTGATGAAATTACTGAGAACATTGAACTCATCGATGAGCACTGCGTGGCGGAGACGGCAAAGGCTAACTCTGATCGTGAAGTGGAATCATTGAACAAAGAGCTAGAATCAAATCTGGAAATTTTGGCTCAGAAAGAACAAGAGGTAACTGATATCAAAACAAGAATTGAAGCGATCAGAGAGCGTTTAAGCGAGCTTGAGCTGAAGTCTTGTGATTTGGACAAGAACATCTTGTCAATCAAGTCCAAGGTTGATAATTTAGACAGCAAATCCTTGCTAGATGAACTAGTTTAA
- the LOC114372015 gene encoding uncharacterized protein LOC114372015 isoform X2, producing MGVSFCFTVGLVGTKGEAGETQKEMAELGGVMPDCVYAPNPYHECTEACVHRIKEAKPGKPSKTKKAFKDYRRSVTDGELGKTMKEEKRRPSGCPKASNPYHVCDEYCQKADSGTMSLNFDRRKKVGSKPELPVLDSVPPSKIGAIYLSDASSPLSNYSEKTKEESKSNELIPVSGEIHVLDVMPTNHKVQAKHNGDKNASPKVVPITSVDDTGCLTKPDGGSMNFCFSGLHDNEDSDGEETESVVSESRVPVGKYHVKESFAPILRSIFEKYGDIGASCHLESVVMRSYYVECVCFVVQELQSTPIMQLTKSKIKELMAILKDVESAQLRVAWLRSIVDEITENIELIDEHCVAETAKANSDREVESLNKELESNLEILAQKEQEVTDIKTRIEAIRERLSELELKSCDLDKNILSIKSKVDNLDSKSLLDELV from the exons atgGGTGTCTCTTTCTGCT TCACAGTTGGGTTGGTTGGTACCAAAGGTGAGGCAGGGGAGACTCAGAAAGAGATGGCTGAGCTCGGAGGAGTTATGCCAGACTGTGTATATGCTCCAAATCCCTACCATGAATGCACGGAGGCTTGCGTGCATAGGATCAAGGAAGCCAAGCCTGGCAAGCCATCTAAAACTAAAAAGG ctttcaaagaTTATCGCAGAAGTGTTACAGATGGTGAACTGGGCAAAacgatgaaagaagaaaaacgcAGGCCCTCAGGTTGCCCTAAAGCGTCTAATCCTTACCATGTCTGTGATGAGTATTGCCAGAAGGCTGATTCAG GTACCATGTCTTTAAACTTTGACAGGAGAAAGAAGGTTGGTTCTAAGCCAGAACTCCCCGTTCTTGACAGTGTTCCACCCTCAAAAATTGGGGCTATTTATCTCTCTGATGCTTCATCGCCATTATCAAATTATTCTGAAAAGACAAAGGAGGAGTCAAAAAGCAATGAGCTAATACCAGTTTCTGGAGAAATACATGTCCTAGATGTCATG CCTACCAATCACAAGGTCCAAGCAAAGCACAATGGGGACAAAAATGCTTCACCAAAAGTTGTTCCAATCACCTCTGTTGATGACACGGGATGTCTTACTAAACCAGATGGTGGGTCCATGAATTTTTGTTTCTCTGGTCTCCATGATAATGAGGACAGTGATGGAGAGGAGACTGAGTCTGTGGTTTCTGAGTCGCGAGTCCCGGTTGGAAAATACCATGTGAAAGAAAGCTTTGCTCCCATCCTGAGATCCATCTTTGAAAAGTACGGGGACATAGGAGCAAGCTGCCATTTGGAATCAGTTGTTATGCGGTCATATTACGTTGAGTGTGTGTGCTTTGTGGTCCAAGAGCTACAATCTACCCCAATAATGCAATTGACAAAGTCTAAAATCAAGGAATTGATGGCTATTCTTAAGGATGTAGAATCTGCTCAGCTTCGCGTGGCCTGGTTGCGCAGCATAGTTGATGAAATTACTGAGAACATTGAACTCATCGATGAGCACTGCGTGGCGGAGACGGCAAAGGCTAACTCTGATCGTGAAGTGGAATCATTGAACAAAGAGCTAGAATCAAATCTGGAAATTTTGGCTCAGAAAGAACAAGAGGTAACTGATATCAAAACAAGAATTGAAGCGATCAGAGAGCGTTTAAGCGAGCTTGAGCTGAAGTCTTGTGATTTGGACAAGAACATCTTGTCAATCAAGTCCAAGGTTGATAATTTAGACAGCAAATCCTTGCTAGATGAACTAGTTTAA
- the LOC114369510 gene encoding B3 domain-containing protein REM19-like isoform X1, with translation MLLLKGAVMEFQKSIQRTITSMVCFLVIINTILILNFVDATTKCLRMTSPSLSASLANSIYVPKKFIRSHEMDHINEVKLQVGKRSWNVKLDCYGRFTSGLHDFLSQCNVEAGDVCHFELIDKKKFVFEVRVTRCISID, from the exons ATGTTATTGCTAAAAGGGGCAGTGATGGAATTCCAAAAAAGTATTCAGAGAACAATAACTTCGATGGTCTGCTTTCTAGTTATTATCAACACcatactt ATTCTGAATTTCGTAGATGCAACAACGAAGTGTCTGAGAATGACTTCACCCTCTCTATCAGCAAGCCTTGCCAATTCTATT TACGTACCAAAGAAATTCATCAGAAGCCATGAGATGGATCATATAAATGAAGTGAAGCTGCAAGTTGGGAAGAGATCATGGAATGTGAAGCTAGACTGTTACGGTAGATTCACTTCGGGTTTGCATGATTTTTTGAGTCAATGTAATGTGGAGGCCGGAGATGTTTGTCACTTTGAGTTGATTGATAAGAAGAAATTTGTGTTTGAAGTTAGAGTTACGAGATGCATCAGCATCGATTGA
- the LOC114369623 gene encoding glycerate dehydrogenase-like translates to MAKPVSIEVWNPSGKYRVVSTKPMPGTRWINLLIQNDVRLEICTEKKTILSVEDIIALIGDKCDGVIGQLTEDWGEELFSALSKAGGKAFSNMAVGYNNVDVDAANKYGVAVGNTPGVLTETTAELAASLTLAAARRIVEADEFMRAGLYDGWLPHLFVGNLLKGQTVGVIGAGRIGSAYARMMVEGFKMNLIYYDLYQSTRLEKFVTAYAAFLKANGETPVTWKRAATMDEVLQEADIISLHPVLDKTTYHLVNKERLAKMKKEAILINCSRGPVIDEAALVEHLKHNPMFRVGLDVFEEEPYMKPGLAELKNAIVVPHIASASKWTREGMATLAALNVLGKVKGYPVWFDANRVEPFLNENARPPAACPSIVNAKALGLPTSKL, encoded by the exons ATGGCCAAGCCAGTGTCCATTGAGGTATGGAACCCAAGTGGCAAATACAGAGTTGTCAGCACCAAACCAATGCCTGGAACTCGTTGGATCAATCTTCTCATTCAAAATGATGTTCGCCTTGAA ATATGTACCGAGAAGAAAACGATTTTGTCAGTTGAAGACATCATTGCTTTGATTGGTGATAAGTGCGATGGAGTTATTGGACAG TTGACTGAAGACTGGGGAGAAGAGTTGTTCTCTGCTTTGAGCAAAGCGGGAGGCAAAGCTTTCAGTAACATGGCTGTTGGTTATAACAACGTGGATGTTGATGCTGCAAACAAGTATGGTGTTGCTGTTGGAAATACTCCT GGAGTGCTCACTGAGACAACAGCAGAGTTGGCAGCTTCACTAACTTTGGCAGCTGCTAGAAGGATAGTTGAGGCAGATGAGTTCATGAGAGCAGGATTATATGATGGATGGCTACCTCAtct ATTTGTTGGAAACTTGCTCAAGGGGCAAACAGTTGGTGTAATTGGAGCTGGTCGAATTGGATCTGCTTATGCAAGAATGATG GTTGAAGGGTTCAAGATGAACCTAATTTATTATGATCTCTACCAGTCCACACGACTAGAAAAGTTTGTCACAG CCTATGCCGCATTCTTGAAAGCAAATGGTGAAACCCCAGTGACTTGGAAAAGGGCAGCAACCATGGATGAGGTCCTCCAGGAGGCAGATATA ATTAGTCTTCATCCTGTCTTGGATAAAACCACTTATCATCTAGTCAACAAGGAAAGACTAGCTAAGATGAAGAAG GAAGCAATTCTTATAAATTGCAGTAGAGGGCCTGTTATTGATGAAGCTGCACTTGTGGAGCATTTAAAACATAACCCAATGTTTCGAGTAGGCCTTGATGTGTTTGAG gaaGAGCCCTACATGAAACCTGGGCTTGCAGAGTTGAAGAATGCCATTGTGGTACCCCACATTGCATCTGCCTCCaag TGGACTCGTGAGGGAATGGCTACACTAGCAGCTCTAAACGTGCTG GGGAAGGTTAAAGGGTACCCAGTTTGGTTTGATGCCAATAGGGTGGAACCATTCCTCAATGAGAATGCTCGACCACCAGCTGCATGCCCAAGCATTGTTAATGCAAAAGCCCTGG GTTTGCCAACTTCAAAGCTATAA